In Bactrocera oleae isolate idBacOlea1 chromosome 5, idBacOlea1, whole genome shotgun sequence, a genomic segment contains:
- the LOC106619915 gene encoding circadian locomoter output cycles protein kaput gives MPKVMGSIDTEGGVTAGSHSGREARNLAEKHRRDKVNASIRELASIVPQAADSSRRLDRTGILRCAAHGLRLQYIFGKSVPRRQTMTQLSQDPHFSDALTYLLDSFFLTLTCHGQIVVVSNSVEKLLGHCQTDLYGQNILSITHPDDHPNILQQLIPRDMEALFRCSHEYQMQQQNNDSNSNENSDTFLRDIDERLRNDKRSFVVRLARAGTRSEANRKYELVRIDGCFRRSDYSCSNGTFPIVSHVLRRTRYNGTEGVHAMQHDVIAQAALHGISGNDVVLVGMARIIHTPKITTYLTSENSGRMEYRTRHLIDGRIIDCDQRIGLVAGYMRDEVYNLSPFSFIHHDDVRWVIVALRQMYDNYDEQGESYYRLLTRNGNFIYLHSQGYYDTVDTSRNVYSFVCINTLLDEEEGRYYMENMKRRFSTIIHSALPITSTVDAPASHDPVRLERIVMFLIDNLQTRYTQSNGTGCGEDTATQADNERTRRRRMMLVPPEVSSVRSSIMQSLSVVNIAAKNLRRNIRRNTRRDLRRAQRGPQSCSDSSDTSISIDSSDEDFANDQNTLSSDSMHTDATQANLMRPSVLQMNTQASTSQPSALEQRLTAPIIAETAPFDVANPATHTPALKRARATGASCSNSNGSGGKKKNNKIYVEEIIHQPKTGMSNTTTPPTPTLPIASTTEIHEVINNSLQNIDQSLQSIQANARNLCQQQAQLLSQNVSQNFNQQLDEIIVEHQRQAEQLINIRNEYDVHLQQQLVQQQQTPELEQTQLPAFDDLAAIDLPLLPQLIFAGEEETPHVNAAPITANYIEPSATILSELEKRL, from the exons ATGCCAAAAGTAATGGGATCAATTGATACGGAAGGGGGCGTGACAGCCGGGTCGCATAGTGGACGGGAGGCACGCAATTTAGCCGAAAAGCACCGCCGGGACAAAGTGAATGCaagtatacgcgaactagcttCCATAGTGCCACAGGCGGCGGATTCATCGCGACGATTGGACAGAACCGGAATACTAAGGTGTGCGGCACATGGTTTACGTTTGCAATACATATTTGGTAAATCAGTACCAAGAAGGCAAACAATGACACAGCTCTCACAAGATCCGCATTTTTCTGATGCGTTGACATACTTATTAGACAGCTTCTTCCTAACATTAACCTGTCATGGACAAATTGTCGTTGTATCAAACAGTGTGGAGAAATTGCTCGGACATTGTCAAACGGATCTCTATGGACAAAATATACTGAGCATAACGCATCCGGACGATCATCCAAACATACTGCAACAACTAATACCACGTGACATGGAGGCGCTATTCCGTTGCAGTCACGAATATCAAATGCAGCAGCAAAACAATGATAGTAATAGTAATGAAAACAGTGATACGTTTTTGAGAGACATTGATGAACGCTTGCGTAACGATAAGCGTTCATTTGTTGTACGTCTAGCACGAGCGGGTACACGTTCAGAGGCGAATCGAAAGTATGAATTGGTGCGAATTGATGGCTGTTTCCGACGCAGCGACTACTCCTGCTCAAATGGTACATTTCCGATTGTGTCACATGTGTTGCGGCGGACACGTTACAATGGCACAGAAGGTGTCCATGCAATGCAGCACGATGTTATAGCACAAGCCGCACTGCACGGCATCAGTGGCAACGATGTGGTGCTTGTGGGTATGGCACGCATCATACATACACCAAAGATTACTACTTACCTAACGAGCGAGAATAGCGGACGCATGGAATATAGAACACGCCATTTAATTGACGGACGAATAATTGACTGTGATCAGCGTATCGGGCTGGTAGCTGGATACATGAGAGATGAG GTCTACAATCTCAGTCCGTTCTCTTTCATACACCACGATGATGTGCGTTGGGTAATTGTCGCGCTACGGCAGATGTACGACAACTATGACGAGCAAGGTGAAAGCTATTATCGCCTACTTACACGGAATGGAAACTTCATTTATCTGCATTCGCAGGGCTACTACGATACCGTAGACACGTCGCGTAATGTCTACTCCTTCGTTTGTATCAACACGCTGTTGGATGAGGAAGAAGGCCGCTATTACATGGAGAATATGAAACGACGCTTTTCCACAATTATACATTCGGCTTTGCCCATCACTTCAACGGTGGATGCGCCAGCCTCCCACGATCCAGTGCGTTTGGAACGCATTGTAATGtttttaattgacaatttaCAAACACGTTATACCCAAAGTAATGGCACGGGCTGCGGTGAAGATACCGCTACACAGGCAGACAACGAGCGAACACGACGTCGACGCATGATGTTGGTGCCGCCGGAAGTCTCCTCGGTACGCAGCTCAATTATGCAATCGTTGTCCGTGGTAAATATTGCTGCAAAGAATTTGCGCAGAAATATACGTCGCAATACGCGTAGAGACTTGCGTAGGGCGCAAAGAGGACCGCAAAGCTGCAGCGATAGCAGTGATACATCCATCTCAATAGATAGCAGTGATGAAGACTTTGCGAATGATCAAAACACCCTTTCGTCCGATTCCATGCACACAGATGCAACGCAAGCGAATTTGATGCGACCGAGCGTGCTGCAAATGAATACGCAGGCATCCACAAGTCAGCCGAGCGCGCTGGAACAGCGCCTAACTGCGCCGATAATTGCTGAAACTGCGCCCTTTGATGTTGCAAATCCAGCAACACACACACCAGCATTGAAGCGTGCGCGTGCAACGGGCGCTAGCTGCAGCAACAGCAATGGCAGCGGTGGTAAGAAAaagaacaataaaatatacGTTGAAGAAATCATTCATCAGCCGAAAACTGGCATGAGCAACACAACAACGCCGCCCACACCCACTTTGCCCATTGCAAGTACAACCGAAATTCACGAAGTCATCAACAATTCTTTGCAGAACATCGATCAGTCGCTGCAGAGCATACAAGCGAATGCACGCAATTTATGCCAACAACAAGCGCAATTGTTGTCTCAAAATGTGTCACAGAACTTTAATCAGCAGCTGGATGAAATTATTGTGGAGCACCAGCGCCAAGCTGAGCAGCTCATTAATATCCGTAATGAGTACGATGTACATTTGCAGCAACAGctggtgcaacaacaacaaacgccaGAGTTAGAACAAACACAATTGCCCGCATTTGATGACTTAGCTGCTATAGATCTACCGTTATTGCCGCAGTTGATATTTGCCGGCGAGGAAGAGACGCCGCATGTCAATGCTGCGCCAATAACCGCCAATTATATAGAGCCGAGTGCTACAATACTTAGCGAGTTGGAGAAACGGCTATAG
- the RhoGAP5A gene encoding N-chimaerin, producing the protein MSRPTTISVEPSSPVQKVWKPELYKIQLEAPTPKPLHRTRPLTINNIKDEEHCYGPEYHGSMGHLEAEQLLSNKSDGTYLLRRSPKADDYFTLSVRFNYRTKHFKIYYKPGKGHYLQEQSKHYDTIHDLVADGLVNFYMQLHAAPIILQINQQTRNCYQQSPYMTLNRRKLRALSHELGKSMVTAKDNCGVIEITNTDVNGDCDSVKVPVNKEVTNKMKDASDTADLILPLVYEKAHTFKVHNFKGLNWCEFCANFLWGFTAQGMKCEACGFMAHFKCAELVPAKCVPDMKLIRGVFGTDLTTVVQLYQSSVPFVVRRCVEEVEARGMLQEGIYRVSGFADEIDALKLALDRDGEKTDMSEGAYGNVNVIAGTLKLYLRLLPVPLITFQAYPSFMQAARSPNAADQISNMTEAAKRLPPAHYNCLKFMAEHLKRVASHYAANKMNEHNLATVFAPTLIATPQHLTNLTEEIFMLSTLIANCGNIFV; encoded by the exons ATGTCGCGACCTACGACCATATCTGTGGAGCCCAGTTCACCCGTGCAGAAAGTGTGGAAACCCGAAT TGTATAAAATACAGCTGGAAGCGCCCACGCCCAAACCTTTGCACCGCACACGTCCCTTAACAATAAACAACATTAAGGATGAAGAGCATTGTTATGGTCCAGAGTATCACGGCTCAATGGGGCATCTAGAAGCTGAACAACTTTTGTCCAATAAATCAGATGGCACTTACTTGTTGCGTCGTAGTCCCAAAGCAGATGATTATTTTACGTTAAGCGTGCGTTTTAATTATCGTACCAAACACTTTAAGATCTATTATAAGCCTGGCAAAGGACACTACTTGCAAGAACAATCCAAACACTATGATACCATACATGATTTGGTTGCTGATGGTCTAGTTAATTTTTACATGCAATTACATGCTGCACCCATCATACTACAAATAAATCAGCAAACGCGCAATTGCTACCAACAGAGTCCATACATGACACTTAACCGACGTAAATTGAGAGCATTATCCCATGAGCTTGGCAAGTCAATGGTGACAGCGAAAGACAATTGTGGTGTTATAGAGATTACAAACACTGATGTCAATGGCGATTGCGATAGTGTCAAAGTGCCGGTAAATAAAGAAGTTACCAACAAAATGAAGGACGCCAGTGATACCGCCGACTTAATACTACCACTTGTCTATGAAAAGGCACACACCTTTAAGGTGCATAACTTTAAGGGTCTCAATTGGTGTGAGTTTTGTGCGAATTTTCTTTGGGGTTTCACCGCACAAGGTATGAAGTGTGAAGCATGCGGTTTCATGGCGCATTTCAAATGCGCGGAGTTAGTGCCGGCCAAATGCGTGCCGGATATGAAGCTTATACGTGGTGTGTTTGGCACTGATTTGACTACGGTAGTGCAGCTGTATCAAAGCAGTGTACCATTCGTTGTGAGACGTTGTGTGGAAGAGGTTGAGGCACGTGGTATGTTGCAAGAGGGTATATATCGTGTGTCGGGCTTCGCAGATGAAATAGACGCGCTCAAATTGGCATTGGATCGTGATGGTGAAAAGACGGACATGTCGGAGGGCGCTTACGGTAATGTAAATGTGATAGCCGGCACGTTGAAACTCTATCTACGTCTACTGCCTGTGCCGCTTATCACGTTTCAAGCTTATCCGAGTTTTATGCAAGCAGCAA GAAGCCCTAACGCTGCAGACCAGATAAGTAATATGACTGAGGCGGCTAAACGTTTACCGCCAGCGCATTATAATTGTCTCAAATTTATGGCAGAGCATTTAAAACG AGTGGCTTCCCATTACGCGGCTAACAAAATGAATGAGCATAATTTAGCCACAGTATTTGCGCCAACACTGATAGCTACTCCACAGCATTTGACC